In the Acetobacterium sp. KB-1 genome, ACTGGCCTCCATGGCTCTGCTGGCGATATTATATGATACAAATGTTGCAGCCATTATTTTCTCCTTTTACTCTGATCCCTGTTTGCGGGCGAGGGTCTGACCCCCGGGCGATTGATAATCGCCCCTACATTATACGATTTAGGAGGATCTGACCCCCGAGCACATATACTAAACACTCTTTTCAAAAGCACTGGGAAGTTTGACACCACCCTCTTCTTTGCCATCTTCTCCATAGGTTGTTTTTTCCTGTTTTGCTTCAAATTGCGCAATATTCTTGTTGACCATATGCAATTTTGTTTGCAGAAGAGTCTGACATTTATCTTTATAAAACTCTATTTCTTTAGCGACTTCTTTAAATTCTGTCAGCAGTTTTGCAAATCGTTCTTGCTCTTCTTTGGGAAAATGACCGATTACTTCACTAATGTTTTTACCACTAACGCCCAATTTTTCCATATAATCGGCAACATCCTGATCAAAGTTCTTAATCTGATACAGAAAGATCTGCTGGTGATTGAGGTTATCACTTAGCTCATCGATGCTGTTACTCTGAATCAGCATCAGCTCATCTTTAAGCTTGGGTATGGTATCACGATGAAGCTTAATAACCCCGAAAAGATAGTCATAAAAACTATCTAAAGTTTGTTTATATTTTATTGTTTCAGGCATAGTTAAGCCTCCTCGAGAATTTTATATTTTCTTATTTTAGAAGCGCATCAACCAACGCATCGGTTGGTACGTGATAGGTTCCGTTTTTAACGGCTTCTTTTAATTCACCCAAACGACTTGATTCTTTGACGGTAACATCGTATAGGATCGCTGATTTGGCGGTAGATACGCGATTGTCTTCAAAGGACGCACTACGGCTGTTTGAAATACTGCTGCTGTCTTGTTTATTCTTGCCGATGTCTTTTTTCTGCGAATCCAGACGACGGCTCGATTCTGCTGCTGTATCCTGACCTGTTTTGGATTGAACTGCGAGATTATTGCTTGATAAAATTTTCATGACTAAACCTCCTTCTTTATTATACAATACGTTTATTTATTTTTGCTGATTAATCTTTATTTTATCTCTTGTTATACATATCGTCATTATAAAGGAATACTTTAGAAAAAGATAGAAAATAATTGGGGGGAAGGGGGGGAAGATATACAAATAATCCAAGCATCATCTGTGGTGATGTCTGGATTATTGGGGGACTAGCGATTTTCCAAGCGATTGATAATGACCTAGGGGTCAGACCCTTGCCCCTACCGGCTAATTCGTTAGGTTCCTGTAAATTATTTTGTTACATTTCGCATGCGGGCGATTGATAATCGCCCCTACGGGCTAATGCATTACGTTAGTGTTTATTGCGTTGGTTTGTTTCTATTCGTAGGGGCGGGTAGTACCCGCCCGTGTCTAGTGATAAAACTATTTTGATAAGAACCGGATGATTTCGTCGGCGATGCGCTCCAGGGACAATTGTTTGTCCACGGCGCCGATGTTGTAGGCAACCATTGGCATGCCATAAACAATCGAGGATTTTTCATCCTGGCCAATGGTGTAGGCACCCTTTTTATGCATCTTAAGCAGACCGTTAGCACCATCCCGGCCCATGCCGGTAAGAATGACGCCAAGCGACTGTTTTCCAGCCACATCAGCCACAGAATCGAAAAGAACGTCAACCGATGGGCAATGGCCGCTAACCTTTTCTTCCTGGGTACACTTAACACTATAACCGGGTCCTCTTTTAGCCAGCCGCATCTGGTAGCTGCCGGGGGCAATTAAAACCCGACCTGGTCTTAAATCATCTCCGTCCGCTGCTTCTTTAACTTCCAGCTCGCAGGTATTATTTAACCGTTCGGCATAGAGCTTGGTAAACACCGGCGGCATATGCTGAACAATAATAATCGGGGGCATATCCCTGGGCAACCCGGAGATAACAGTATGAATAGCGTCGGTTCCGCCGGTTGAGGCGCCGATAGCTATGATTCTGCTTTGGGTGTCAATCCCCTGATTGGCAATGGGATGGCTGGGGGTATAATCACTTTTACGGTTGCCAACCTTAGCCGTGGAGGCAATTTTAATTTTGATGATTAACTCATTGACAAACGAAGCCATGCCACCCGGCCTTGAAACATTGGGCTTGGTAACAAATTCTACGGCACCGGCATCAAGGGCGTCCAGGACATTCTTAGAAACCGAACTGACCACAATAACCGGCAAAGGGTATTGGGGCATCAGTTTTTTTAAAAATTCGATGCCATTCATCTTCGGCATTTCAACATCCAGGGTCAATACGTCAGGCTTTAATTTGATAATCAAATCTCTGGCCATATAGGGGTCAGTTGCTGTTCCGACGACTTCAATGTCGGGATCTTTCGATATTTCCCTTGATAGAGACTCACGAAAGACCAGGGAATCGTCTACGATCAGCACCTTAATTCTCTGCTTAAGTCTCATCACGGCTCCCCTTACTATTTTTCTTCAAGTAATTCTTCAATCACTTCTATTTCTTCATTTTTTAACAACCGTTCGCAGTCCAAAAGCAATTGAACCTTACCGCCGGCCTTGCCAATCCCTTTCATAAAACGATTTTCAAAACCGGTTTTGTTTGATGGTGGTGGTGCAATTTCTTCGTCGTCGATGGTTAAGACTTCCTCTACGTTGTCGACAATCAGTCCCACAGAGACTGCTTCAATGTCAATGACCACAATACAGGTGCGGTCGTTATAATCCACGGGTTCTTTACCAAACTGTAGTCTTACGTCAAGAACCGGAATAATCTTTCCACGCAGAT is a window encoding:
- the flgN gene encoding flagellar export chaperone FlgN → MPETIKYKQTLDSFYDYLFGVIKLHRDTIPKLKDELMLIQSNSIDELSDNLNHQQIFLYQIKNFDQDVADYMEKLGVSGKNISEVIGHFPKEEQERFAKLLTEFKEVAKEIEFYKDKCQTLLQTKLHMVNKNIAQFEAKQEKTTYGEDGKEEGGVKLPSAFEKSV
- a CDS encoding flagellar biosynthesis anti-sigma factor FlgM, which encodes MKILSSNNLAVQSKTGQDTAAESSRRLDSQKKDIGKNKQDSSSISNSRSASFEDNRVSTAKSAILYDVTVKESSRLGELKEAVKNGTYHVPTDALVDALLK
- a CDS encoding chemotaxis response regulator protein-glutamate methylesterase, with the translated sequence MRLKQRIKVLIVDDSLVFRESLSREISKDPDIEVVGTATDPYMARDLIIKLKPDVLTLDVEMPKMNGIEFLKKLMPQYPLPVIVVSSVSKNVLDALDAGAVEFVTKPNVSRPGGMASFVNELIIKIKIASTAKVGNRKSDYTPSHPIANQGIDTQSRIIAIGASTGGTDAIHTVISGLPRDMPPIIIVQHMPPVFTKLYAERLNNTCELEVKEAADGDDLRPGRVLIAPGSYQMRLAKRGPGYSVKCTQEEKVSGHCPSVDVLFDSVADVAGKQSLGVILTGMGRDGANGLLKMHKKGAYTIGQDEKSSIVYGMPMVAYNIGAVDKQLSLERIADEIIRFLSK
- a CDS encoding chemotaxis protein CheW gives rise to the protein MAENVVDNYNLEEDTQHGRFLTFSLEEEVFGIEIKYVTEIIGMQSITKVPEVPTYIKGIINLRGKIIPVLDVRLQFGKEPVDYNDRTCIVVIDIEAVSVGLIVDNVEEVLTIDDEEIAPPPSNKTGFENRFMKGIGKAGGKVQLLLDCERLLKNEEIEVIEELLEEK